Proteins from one Bacteroides zhangwenhongii genomic window:
- a CDS encoding outer membrane beta-barrel family protein — MKHRLLLLLLFMFVTSALGWAQKSAPLSFTVKGILLDSLTQEGEPYATIRITKKNAPNKAVKMAVTGANGHFQEKLNVASGEYVITISSIGKSPIVKEFALKPSVRVVDLGTLYSSEANNVLKGVEIVAQKPLVKVDVDKIEYNIEDDPDSKSNSILEMLRKVPLVTVDGEDNVQVNGSSSFKIHVNGKPNNMMSNNPKEVLKSMPANTIKYIEVITSPGAKYDAEGIGGILNIVTVGSGFEGYTATFRGNANNNGVGAGSYAMIKQGKLTLSANYNYNYNNSPRSYSDSYRENYESDKEKYLESGSSSKSKGNFQYGNLEASYEIDTLRLLTVAFGMYGSNNKSNSDGSSIMYGADHQSFAYRYNTDNHGKGSWYSINGNVDYQRTSKKNKERMITLSYKINSQPQTNDSYNTYLDIEPEADRQEIVDNLLLKNFHSDGKTNTMEQTFQVDFTTPIGKLHTIETGAKYIVRRNSSDNKFYEAEGGSENYVYTEDRSSEYRHLNHIISAYAGYTLKYKGLTFKPGLRYEQTVQRVKYIVGQGEDFNTNFSDLVPSVSLGIKLGKTQNLRGGYNMRIWRPGIWNLNPYFDNQNPMFINQGNPNLKSEKSHSFDLSYSNFTAKFNVNLSLRHSFNNNGIERVSHLVTDPNGEIFDGDHKAPQGALYSTYDNIGKSRETGLSFYVNWNASSKTRIYINGRGNYRDLRSPSQNLHNYGWSGSAYGGIQHTLPWKIRLSLNGGGSTPYISLQGKGSGYNYYGLGLSRSFLKEDRLSLNVYCNNFVEKYRTYNNHTEGQNFMSKSSSKYPSRYYGFSISYRIGELKASVKKAARSIDNNDVKGGGGGNGNTGGGGAQ; from the coding sequence ATGAAACACAGACTATTGCTACTATTACTATTCATGTTCGTTACATCTGCGTTGGGATGGGCCCAGAAATCTGCTCCTCTTTCTTTTACTGTTAAAGGGATACTATTGGATTCCTTAACTCAGGAAGGAGAACCGTATGCAACAATCAGGATTACAAAGAAGAATGCTCCGAATAAGGCCGTGAAAATGGCGGTGACCGGAGCGAACGGACACTTTCAGGAAAAACTGAATGTGGCTTCGGGTGAGTATGTTATTACGATTTCCTCTATTGGCAAATCTCCTATCGTGAAAGAATTTGCTTTAAAACCGTCGGTGAGGGTGGTTGATTTGGGGACTTTATACTCTTCGGAGGCTAACAATGTGTTGAAAGGTGTGGAAATCGTCGCACAAAAGCCTTTGGTTAAAGTGGATGTGGATAAGATTGAATACAACATTGAAGATGATCCGGATTCAAAATCGAACAGTATATTGGAAATGCTTCGGAAAGTTCCTCTGGTAACGGTGGACGGAGAGGATAATGTGCAGGTAAACGGTAGCAGCAGTTTCAAGATACACGTGAATGGGAAACCTAACAATATGATGAGCAACAATCCGAAAGAGGTGTTGAAAAGTATGCCGGCAAATACAATCAAGTATATTGAGGTCATTACTTCACCGGGCGCTAAATATGATGCGGAGGGGATCGGAGGTATTCTGAATATTGTTACGGTGGGTAGCGGATTTGAAGGATATACGGCTACTTTTAGAGGAAATGCCAATAATAACGGGGTGGGTGCGGGTAGCTATGCCATGATAAAACAAGGAAAACTGACCCTCTCCGCCAATTACAACTATAATTATAACAACAGTCCGCGTAGCTATTCCGACAGTTACCGGGAAAATTATGAATCGGACAAAGAGAAGTATCTGGAATCGGGAAGCAGCTCCAAGTCGAAAGGGAACTTTCAATATGGAAATCTGGAGGCTAGTTACGAAATAGATACGTTACGGCTGCTGACGGTGGCTTTCGGAATGTACGGCAGTAATAATAAGAGTAATAGTGACGGAAGTTCCATCATGTATGGAGCCGACCATCAGAGTTTTGCCTATCGGTATAATACGGATAATCATGGAAAAGGCTCTTGGTATTCCATCAATGGTAATGTAGATTACCAACGTACCTCGAAGAAGAATAAGGAACGGATGATTACCCTCTCTTATAAAATAAACTCACAGCCTCAAACAAATGATTCATATAACACCTACTTGGACATCGAACCGGAGGCGGACAGACAGGAAATCGTAGATAATCTCCTGTTAAAGAACTTCCATTCGGATGGAAAAACGAATACGATGGAACAGACTTTCCAAGTGGACTTCACGACTCCGATTGGGAAATTGCATACGATTGAAACGGGTGCCAAGTATATTGTCCGCCGTAATTCCAGCGACAATAAGTTTTATGAAGCCGAAGGAGGAAGTGAAAATTATGTATATACCGAGGATCGTAGTAGCGAGTATCGACATCTGAACCATATTATTTCGGCTTATGCCGGATATACGCTGAAATATAAGGGGCTTACTTTCAAACCGGGACTTCGCTATGAACAGACCGTGCAACGGGTGAAGTATATTGTAGGTCAGGGAGAGGATTTCAATACGAATTTCAGCGATCTGGTACCTTCCGTTTCGTTAGGTATCAAGCTTGGAAAGACGCAGAATCTGCGTGGAGGATATAATATGCGTATTTGGCGACCGGGAATCTGGAACTTGAATCCTTACTTTGACAATCAGAATCCGATGTTTATTAATCAGGGTAATCCGAACCTGAAGAGTGAGAAAAGCCATTCGTTCGATTTGTCTTATAGCAATTTCACGGCGAAATTCAATGTCAACCTTTCGTTGCGCCATTCTTTCAATAATAATGGTATCGAAAGGGTCAGCCATTTGGTTACCGACCCGAATGGAGAAATCTTTGATGGAGACCATAAAGCTCCTCAAGGTGCTCTGTACAGTACTTATGATAATATCGGGAAGAGTAGGGAAACCGGTTTGAGCTTTTATGTGAACTGGAATGCTTCTTCCAAGACGCGGATCTATATTAACGGGCGTGGAAACTACAGGGATTTGCGAAGTCCTTCACAGAATTTGCATAATTATGGGTGGAGCGGTTCCGCTTATGGAGGAATACAGCATACTTTGCCTTGGAAAATCCGTCTGAGCCTGAATGGAGGAGGGAGTACACCATATATTAGTCTGCAAGGAAAAGGTTCGGGTTATAATTACTATGGTTTAGGTTTGAGCCGTTCTTTCTTGAAAGAAGACCGTCTGTCATTGAATGTCTATTGTAACAACTTTGTGGAGAAATACAGGACATACAATAATCATACTGAGGGACAAAACTTTATGTCGAAGAGCTCCAGTAAATATCCGAGCCGGTATTATGGATTCAGTATCAGCTATCGGATTGGAGAACTGAAGGCGAGCGTGAAGAAAGCTGCCCGAAGCATTGACAACAACGATGTCAAAGGTGGAGGAGGTGGAAATGGAAATACCGGTGGGGGAGGGGCTCAATAG
- a CDS encoding endonuclease/exonuclease/phosphatase family protein, whose protein sequence is MKKLVLLNVLLFALSVGLMGQTRLGVYSAGFYNLENLFDTEDDPNNPGDDEFLPDGPYAWTPEKYQQKLKNMAKVIAKLAREKCPGGPAILGVSEIENRRVLEDLVKTEPLASMGWEIVHYDSPDRRGIDVGCLYNPKLFTLLSSKTYPFVMPSQPNFRSRDQLLVSGLLAGESFHMIVNHWPSRYGGDRSSIYREAAAAITKHIADSIHAADPNAKVVIVGDMNDDPNNKSTKDVLQARRKAKDTELDGYFNATWPLFDRGIGSLCYQDKWNLFDQLIISGNLLGKDRSTLKFWKAEIFNRDFLTTQEGKRKGYPWRTFSSNTFINGYSDHFPVLIYFLKEIR, encoded by the coding sequence ATGAAGAAACTTGTATTATTGAATGTTTTATTGTTTGCTCTATCGGTAGGACTGATGGGGCAAACTCGTTTGGGTGTGTATTCCGCAGGCTTTTATAATTTGGAGAACCTGTTTGATACGGAAGATGATCCCAACAATCCGGGTGATGATGAGTTTCTGCCGGATGGTCCTTATGCATGGACACCGGAGAAATATCAGCAGAAACTGAAGAATATGGCAAAGGTCATAGCTAAGTTGGCCCGTGAGAAATGTCCGGGTGGACCGGCTATTCTTGGTGTTTCCGAAATAGAGAACCGTCGAGTGCTGGAAGACTTGGTGAAGACTGAGCCGCTTGCTTCAATGGGATGGGAGATTGTGCATTATGATTCTCCTGACCGTCGTGGGATAGATGTGGGATGTCTTTATAATCCTAAATTATTCACTTTGCTTTCGTCAAAGACGTATCCTTTTGTAATGCCTTCACAACCGAATTTCCGTTCACGCGATCAGTTGTTGGTCAGTGGATTATTGGCGGGAGAGTCTTTTCACATGATTGTGAATCATTGGCCTTCTCGTTATGGTGGTGACCGCTCTTCAATTTATAGAGAGGCCGCTGCTGCTATAACTAAACATATAGCAGACTCCATTCATGCTGCTGATCCTAATGCTAAAGTGGTAATCGTGGGAGATATGAACGATGATCCGAATAATAAAAGCACAAAAGATGTATTGCAAGCTCGTCGGAAAGCAAAAGATACAGAACTGGACGGGTATTTTAATGCCACATGGCCTTTGTTTGACCGTGGTATTGGTTCCTTATGTTATCAGGACAAATGGAATCTGTTTGACCAGTTGATTATTTCAGGTAATCTTTTGGGTAAAGACCGATCGACTCTAAAATTTTGGAAAGCGGAAATATTTAATCGTGATTTCCTGACAACACAGGAAGGAAAACGTAAAGGATATCCGTGGCGTACGTTCTCCAGTAATACTTTTATTAATGGATATAGTGATCACTTCCCCGTATTGATTTATTTTTTGAAAGAGATACGTTAA
- a CDS encoding glucoamylase family protein — MGALPLTLVFLAAIILTFGNCKNKGNQSDASAADTLTDDALMDTVQRRTFLYFWEGAEPNSGLAPERYHVDGVYPQNDSNVVTSGGSGFGIMAILAGIDRGYVTREEGLARMERIVSFLEKADRFHGAYPHWWYGDTGKVKPFGQKDNGGDLVETAFLIQGLLAVHQYYVNGNEKEKAIAQRIDRIWRDVDWDWYRKGGQNVLYWHWSPTYGWEMDFPVHGYNECMIMYILAAASPTHGVPAAVYHDGWAQNGAIVSPHKVEGIELHLRYQGTEAGPLFWAQYSFLGLDPVGLKDEYCPSYFHEMRNLTLVNRAYCIRNPKHYKGFEADCWGLTASYSVDGYAAHSPNEQDDKGVISPTAALSSIVYTPEYSMQVMRHLYNMGDKVFGPFGFYDAFSETDNWYPKRYLAIDQGPIAVMIENYRTGLLWKLFMSHPDVQAGLTKLGFNTNKQDVRQQ, encoded by the coding sequence ATGGGTGCATTACCTCTCACACTTGTGTTTCTTGCGGCCATCATCCTGACTTTCGGAAATTGCAAAAACAAGGGTAACCAATCGGATGCGTCCGCTGCCGACACACTGACAGATGATGCCTTAATGGACACTGTCCAACGGAGAACTTTCCTTTATTTCTGGGAAGGTGCGGAACCGAATAGCGGCCTGGCTCCCGAACGTTACCATGTAGACGGGGTATATCCCCAAAATGACTCCAATGTAGTCACGTCCGGTGGCAGCGGTTTTGGTATCATGGCTATCCTTGCGGGGATAGATCGTGGCTATGTCACCCGCGAAGAGGGATTGGCCCGGATGGAACGTATCGTTTCCTTCCTTGAGAAAGCCGACCGTTTTCACGGCGCATACCCTCATTGGTGGTATGGTGACACCGGAAAAGTAAAGCCTTTCGGTCAAAAGGACAATGGAGGCGACCTGGTGGAAACCGCTTTCCTCATTCAAGGTCTCCTTGCCGTACACCAATATTATGTAAACGGAAATGAGAAAGAAAAAGCGATCGCCCAACGCATCGACCGTATCTGGCGCGACGTAGACTGGGACTGGTATCGGAAAGGCGGGCAAAATGTGCTCTACTGGCATTGGAGTCCGACGTACGGCTGGGAAATGGATTTCCCCGTACATGGCTATAACGAATGTATGATTATGTATATCCTTGCCGCTGCTTCGCCCACGCATGGAGTACCTGCCGCCGTTTATCATGACGGATGGGCACAGAACGGCGCCATCGTTTCTCCGCATAAGGTAGAAGGAATCGAACTGCATCTCCGCTATCAGGGAACGGAAGCCGGACCGCTCTTTTGGGCTCAGTACTCTTTTCTGGGACTCGATCCCGTAGGACTGAAAGATGAGTATTGTCCCAGTTATTTCCACGAAATGCGCAATCTGACATTGGTTAACCGGGCTTATTGCATCCGCAACCCCAAACATTACAAAGGGTTCGAGGCAGACTGCTGGGGACTGACAGCCAGTTATTCCGTAGACGGATATGCCGCTCATTCTCCCAACGAGCAGGACGATAAAGGCGTCATTTCTCCTACCGCCGCACTGTCATCCATCGTATATACTCCGGAATATTCGATGCAAGTGATGCGTCATCTCTATAATATGGGAGATAAGGTATTCGGTCCCTTCGGGTTCTACGACGCTTTCAGCGAAACGGACAACTGGTATCCGAAACGTTACCTCGCTATCGATCAAGGTCCTATCGCAGTCATGATCGAGAACTACCGGACAGGATTGCTTTGGAAACTCTTCATGAGCCATCCTGACGTGCAAGCAGGACTCACCAAGCTCGGTTTCAACACCAACAAGCAGGATGTGAGACAACAATAA
- a CDS encoding DUF5689 domain-containing protein, translating into MTQKIFSFLVLAAAVLTGCERDYDAPPLDEPVYTGAPANITIADLKANSKNATQDKPETINNDWILRAYISGNDESGNIYKQVIVQDETGAIPIQVDESNVSNFYRRGQEVFVNLKGLCVSVYGEQQQLGDPNGGSAYRLTMTDFKERVQKNGWPSADNVKPEVITDISTVNLDVDRMTYRLVQLEGVHFENGGKNTFAKVETKEYGEENLKDAHGNVIMVRTSSYASFAAEKLPVGTGTVVGILGRFKGTWQISIPARSDVFGFDGIDPEEGGGEGGETGETILFKETFKSPDKINGKWVSVTEWWNAAASNTFDNPNSMFDGDLDELSARSNSGDGNIWFQGSTVKLIIKNIVISGATTATLIYNVGANVYDAGTTQDLAALKVKCNGVELSVPSKVVSQSNGEANKPFELKIENVSVSASTELEFSSSVQNTVGLRLFDVKLVVPGSGGGGDTIKPEPTK; encoded by the coding sequence ATGACTCAGAAAATATTCTCCTTTTTAGTGTTGGCTGCCGCAGTGTTGACCGGTTGTGAACGCGATTATGATGCTCCTCCATTGGATGAGCCCGTTTATACCGGAGCACCGGCGAACATTACAATTGCTGATCTGAAAGCGAACAGCAAAAACGCTACGCAAGATAAGCCGGAAACAATTAATAACGATTGGATATTACGTGCGTATATATCTGGAAACGATGAGTCTGGCAATATTTACAAACAGGTTATCGTACAGGATGAAACAGGAGCTATACCAATACAAGTGGACGAAAGTAATGTCAGCAATTTCTATCGTCGTGGGCAGGAAGTATTTGTTAATCTGAAAGGATTGTGTGTGTCTGTGTATGGCGAGCAGCAGCAATTGGGCGATCCGAATGGTGGTAGCGCGTATCGTTTGACTATGACCGATTTTAAGGAACGTGTACAGAAGAACGGGTGGCCGTCTGCAGATAATGTGAAACCGGAAGTGATAACGGATATTAGTACGGTGAATCTAGATGTGGACCGCATGACGTACCGCTTGGTGCAATTGGAAGGTGTTCATTTCGAAAATGGTGGCAAGAATACATTTGCCAAAGTAGAAACAAAAGAGTATGGAGAGGAAAATCTGAAAGATGCTCATGGTAACGTGATTATGGTGCGTACAAGTAGTTATGCTTCTTTTGCGGCAGAAAAACTGCCGGTTGGAACAGGAACTGTGGTGGGTATTCTCGGACGTTTTAAAGGCACGTGGCAGATTTCCATTCCTGCCCGTTCAGACGTGTTCGGCTTTGATGGAATTGATCCGGAGGAAGGCGGTGGCGAAGGTGGAGAAACCGGTGAAACGATATTGTTCAAGGAAACGTTTAAGTCACCTGATAAAATTAATGGTAAATGGGTATCAGTAACCGAATGGTGGAACGCTGCGGCTTCCAATACATTTGATAATCCTAATTCCATGTTCGATGGTGATTTGGATGAGTTGAGTGCACGTTCTAATAGCGGTGATGGCAATATATGGTTTCAAGGTAGTACTGTAAAACTTATCATCAAGAATATTGTGATAAGTGGAGCTACAACGGCTACTTTGATCTATAATGTGGGAGCGAATGTGTATGATGCGGGTACTACTCAGGACCTAGCTGCTTTGAAAGTGAAATGCAATGGGGTGGAATTGTCTGTTCCCTCCAAAGTTGTGTCGCAATCTAATGGAGAGGCGAACAAACCGTTTGAACTGAAAATAGAGAATGTGTCTGTTAGCGCTTCGACAGAACTAGAGTTCTCTTCATCAGTACAGAATACAGTAGGTTTACGTCTGTTTGATGTGAAATTAGTAGTTCCCGGAAGTGGTGGAGGCGGTGATACTATCAAGCCGGAGCCAACTAAGTAA
- the bglX gene encoding beta-glucosidase BglX translates to MIYKKLSLLILLFATGLLTVSAQKSPQDMDRFIDVLMNKMTLEEKIGQLNLPVTGEITTGQAKSSDIAAKIKKGEVGGLFNLKGVEKIRDVQKQAVEGSRLGIPLLFGMDVIHGYETMFPIPLGLSCTWDMSAIEESARIAAVEASADGISWTFSPMVDVSRDPRWGRVSEGSGEDPFLGAMIAEAMVRGYQGKNMQRNDEIMACVKHFALYGAGEAGRDYNTVDMSRQRMFNDYMLPYEAAVEAGVGSVMASFNEVDGIPATANKWLMTDILRGQWGFNGFVVTDYTGISEMIDHGIGDLQTVSARAINAGVDMDMVSEGFVGTLKKSVQEGKVSMETLNTACRRILEAKYKLGLFDNPYKYCDPKRPARDIFTKAHREAARRIAAESFVLLKNDSPDGNPNGNPLLPFNPKGNIAVIGPLANSRTNMPGTWSVAAVLDRSPSLVEGLKEMTAGKANIMYAKGSNLISDAAYEERATMFGRSLNRDGRTDQQLLDEALNVARRSDIIIAALGESSEMSGESSSRTDLNIPDVQQNLLKELLKTGKPVVLVLFTGRPLTLTWEQEHVPAILNVWFGGSEAAYAIGDALFGYVNPGGKLTMTFPKNVGQIPLYYAHKNTGRPLKEGKWFEKFRSNYLDVDNDPLYPFGYGLSYTTFSYSDIDLSHSSMDITGSLTAAVEVTNTGTWPGTEVVQLYIRDLVGSSTRPVKELKGFQKIFLQPGEMKIVRFKIAPEMLRYYNYDLQLVAEPGDFEVMIGTNSRDVKSAKFTLN, encoded by the coding sequence ATGATATACAAAAAGTTAAGTTTACTCATCCTATTGTTTGCCACAGGTCTTCTGACTGTATCGGCACAAAAGTCTCCACAGGATATGGATCGCTTCATCGACGTACTGATGAACAAAATGACTTTGGAAGAAAAAATTGGGCAGTTGAATCTTCCCGTCACCGGGGAGATTACCACCGGTCAAGCCAAAAGCAGTGATATTGCCGCCAAAATCAAAAAAGGCGAAGTGGGAGGACTGTTCAATCTAAAAGGAGTAGAGAAAATACGCGATGTACAGAAACAGGCAGTGGAAGGTTCCCGCTTGGGTATCCCATTGTTGTTCGGCATGGACGTTATTCATGGTTATGAAACCATGTTTCCCATCCCGCTCGGTCTATCCTGCACTTGGGATATGTCCGCTATTGAAGAATCCGCCCGTATTGCAGCTGTAGAAGCCAGTGCCGACGGCATTTCATGGACGTTTAGTCCGATGGTGGACGTCTCACGCGACCCTCGTTGGGGACGTGTATCCGAAGGTAGCGGTGAAGACCCGTTTCTGGGAGCCATGATTGCCGAAGCGATGGTACGCGGTTATCAAGGAAAGAATATGCAACGGAACGATGAAATCATGGCTTGTGTGAAACACTTTGCCTTATATGGCGCAGGAGAAGCCGGTCGTGATTATAACACCGTAGACATGAGTCGCCAGCGAATGTTCAACGACTATATGTTGCCTTACGAAGCTGCCGTCGAAGCAGGTGTAGGCAGTGTGATGGCGTCATTTAACGAAGTAGACGGAATACCCGCCACCGCCAATAAATGGCTGATGACCGATATTTTGCGCGGGCAATGGGGCTTCAACGGTTTTGTTGTAACCGACTACACGGGGATTTCCGAAATGATCGATCACGGAATCGGTGACCTTCAGACAGTATCGGCACGTGCCATCAATGCCGGAGTCGATATGGATATGGTAAGCGAGGGCTTTGTGGGAACACTGAAAAAGTCCGTTCAAGAAGGTAAAGTTTCGATGGAGACACTGAATACAGCCTGCCGTCGTATTCTGGAAGCCAAATATAAACTCGGATTATTTGATAATCCTTATAAATATTGCGACCCAAAACGTCCGGCACGTGACATCTTTACCAAAGCCCACCGTGAAGCCGCCCGCAGGATTGCAGCAGAAAGCTTTGTCTTATTAAAGAACGACAGCCCCGACGGGAACCCTAACGGAAATCCGCTATTGCCTTTCAATCCCAAAGGCAATATTGCCGTAATCGGTCCGCTCGCCAACAGTCGGACGAATATGCCCGGCACATGGAGTGTGGCTGCCGTGCTCGACCGCTCTCCTTCATTGGTGGAAGGTCTGAAAGAGATGACAGCAGGAAAAGCGAATATCATGTACGCCAAAGGGAGCAACCTGATCAGTGACGCCGCATACGAAGAACGGGCAACGATGTTCGGCCGTTCGTTGAACCGTGATGGTCGCACAGACCAACAGCTGTTGGACGAGGCACTCAATGTAGCACGCCGTTCGGATATTATCATTGCCGCTTTAGGAGAGTCTTCGGAAATGAGTGGCGAGAGCAGCAGCCGTACGGATCTGAATATCCCCGATGTACAACAGAACTTATTGAAGGAACTGCTAAAGACAGGAAAGCCTGTGGTACTGGTATTATTTACCGGCCGACCGCTTACGTTGACTTGGGAACAGGAACATGTACCCGCTATTCTGAACGTGTGGTTCGGAGGCAGTGAAGCTGCATACGCCATTGGCGACGCACTCTTCGGTTATGTCAATCCGGGTGGTAAACTCACTATGACTTTCCCTAAGAATGTCGGACAGATTCCTCTTTATTACGCACATAAGAATACCGGACGCCCGTTAAAAGAAGGCAAATGGTTTGAGAAGTTCCGCAGTAATTATCTGGATGTGGACAATGATCCGCTTTACCCATTCGGCTACGGACTGTCCTACACTACCTTCTCTTACAGCGACATCGACCTGAGTCATTCATCAATGGACATCACCGGCTCACTGACCGCAGCAGTAGAAGTTACCAATACCGGCACATGGCCCGGCACAGAAGTGGTACAGCTCTACATCCGTGATCTCGTAGGCAGCAGTACCCGCCCTGTGAAAGAGCTGAAAGGTTTCCAGAAGATATTCCTGCAACCGGGTGAGATGAAGATTGTCCGTTTCAAGATTGCTCCGGAAATGCTGAGATATTATAACTATGACTTGCAACTGGTAGCCGAGCCGGGTGATTTTGAGGTGATGATCGGCACAAATAGCCGGGATGTAAAATCTGCGAAATTTACTTTAAACTAA